The genomic window GAAAGTCCTGGGATTGAACATGGTCTGGGGCTTTTCTGGAGTTTGCAAGTTCTACCTGCGCCTGTTAGGGTTCTTTGCTGGACCTCTGGCTTCCTCTCACAGGCCAAAGACTGTGAGGAAATTTAGAATAACTTCGGTTATTTTCAATTGGCTGTAGAGTGGTGACCTGTTCGTGTtttaccctgcctctcactAGCAACAGCTCaacagctgggataagctcaATTTCCTTCGTGACTCTGTGGACAGATATTAAAAGCTTATCCAAAATTGACATGAGGTTTCTTTTATACTTATTTCACATATACTGTTTATAAATGATGGACATAACTCATGGTTGAAAAGTGAAACCAGTGTAGTTGTATCTTAAGCCTGCATCCTTTGTAACGGTGAGATAGCGGTGATTATTGTCACTGCAAAACTATACAACCAGGTTGTATAGAAGTCTATGGCAAAGAGCGCTCACTGCCACTGTCCACCTTCCTGATGGGTTTATGGGCTCATTAGTTTCAAGTCATATGAATACAACAggaagttttatattttttacattatgaTAAATCATATGCCTATGAGCACACAAAGTGCCTTAGTTTCTCTGTCAGCGCAATTACGTCAGGTTTCCAGAagtaaaaattgtaaatgtgacCCGCTCATCTTCCCACTTCACAAACAAATTGGCAATATCACATCTTTTATACACAGTGAGTGCTATTACTGTTTTTATCTTCTGTGTGTTTCCATCGCATCCATAGATTTGGACTTCTTAAAGCAGAACTCCATCACAAGCAACAGCAGCATAAACTcagatttttccagtttttttgagaaaaataaaacgTAATAATGCTAcgtcttttaaaaaaacccacaatttttatttgttatttaacgGCAGATTCGTCAATACATTAATTATACATTAATGTATACAATTAAtacattgattaaaaaaaagatgatcaGGATAAAACTTTTGAACACATAGATTTACATTTATATGTTCAAATACAAAATTAAGGAGTAAAGTTATCACCAACTGATGCTTTAAGCATTTCAGGGGCACAGTCCAGCTTCCACAGTCATTATGATTCCACCAATGTGAGCAAACACAAATGTAATTTAGACACCAGAAATATTATTTCAATTcagcaaaataaatatacatagtggaatttaataaatgctgccAGTCTTgcacttttaaaaaacttttaaacAGAACTCTCTCGGTGAATATATTTGCAGTATTAATTTCGGCATTATTTTCTTGTGCAACTGTCGGCATGACAGTTACACAACTGTAACTGTCAATTTTCAGGAGCCTTGTTgagttgaacattttttttatttcattcttaGCTTTAACTGAAAGATCAAAAATTGTCCTCTTCAATGTTCCCTTTCTGGTTACAAAATGTGACAGTGATGCCAAGGGAAAGTTATCAATCACTGACAAATAATACGTGAACAACCAACAGGCAGAAACGTACGCTCGAAGAGTGAAAGTGAACATCTAGAACACTTCAGAGAGGCTTAAGCTGATGAGGGTGTAGCTTTTCATTTCAGGACGAAATAATGATGGAAATAGGCTCTCCTAGGGTTGATTTTTAACAGCGCAGATGCACACTGCACCAGCAGCACACACTGCAGCAAGGGCTGTAACTACTGTAGAGATGAAGAGGGGAACCATTATATACTGTAAGTGCACATTGAGCTGGAGTAACAATTAAGGAGTTTATTAATTCATCAGTTATCCCAGGCCACCCAGTGGAAACGACTTATGCTCACAGACTGTGACAGGAATCTGTTTATTATCAGCATGTTAACTAATTAAGGTTCTCAGATGcccattaaactttattaaggtCCATAAACCAGTTGACTTGTGTAAGATCTATTAGGAGAGCACATGtaggaattttgttttttatgctttgAATTTTGAACGagtgcattttaacacaaatcCAATTATCTGCAGGTAATCAGAAACATATTTGCGCTCTTACAGTACAATATCTGCAGTCGCCACTGATTCATTCTTAACACTTTCCATGGTTGTGTGGAGGCACTCAGCATTTGGTTAAGGTCAGGGAGAGATTATGGTCTTTGTTCACTATAGAAAAAAGGCAACAGAGACATGAAGCACGATTTACTTTATTCACATTTGACCAAAGCCATAATCTTTCCCTTACTGCAGTatctaatttcttttttttttctatttttttcttattttcttttttgccctCTGGGCAGAAAAACGAACACACTGTAAACATAACACTGACCTATGCCGTCATCGTAGTTGATTTCGTGAGCTTTTTGGCACACAGTTGCCAGTtaattaaacaattaagcaaatcgAGCGCAGCACTAGTCCTCATTTAAAGTCATGCTTCTGGCCACCTGACATATTTAAGTCTACCATCTTTCTTGATTTTTGCTCTGCTTTGGTTCTCCATTAACTCTGGGTTAGCAGTGGTGCCTTGACGCATTGGATGAGGCAAAACTGTACTGCTTGATTATGCTATTATGTTATCTTGACTATTTAGCATGGTCAACTTAACAAACATCAtgcatttacttaaaaaaaaaatagtcctttatttaaaattcaaataaaagacaaaaaataaaggcaTAGAGTTGGTTCGGGATACCAGGATCTCGTACAGGACAGAATAGGGAGTGTTTTTGACCATAAAGCCTTTCTTGTAAAGGCAACCGGCCAGAAGCTTCCATCACAAGATATAAGAAGTTACACACAGGGCACAACAAAAGGCCCAGGCAGCAGAGGATTTCTGCGCCTTCTGAGATCTGCGCGGTAATCACAGGAAGAGTGATGGAAAGCTGAAGCAATCAACCGCCACCTCGGCTGCACACTGCTGAAAGCAGATTGGTTGAGAGAGCCTTGGAGACAAAAGCAGCTGAAAGCAATCATTAATGGTCCTTCTGCTGACTCACCTAAAGAAACCTTTAAGGACTTTTACTTCTTCCTATTGTTGACTAAAAGCTCTCGTTTCTTAATTTAAGCTTGTGCTGAAATAAACAGCACGAAACTTTTGGCTTCTACAGAGGGTCAAAAGCAAAATACCACCAAACAAAAGGAGAGCTTCACAGCAAAAAGATTAATGCAAAAGAATTGTTTTATTAGATTTGTCTTGCTTTCATTGTGGTTGAAAGCCAAATTCCTACCTGAAATAAGTCTGACTGCCCGGCGTAACTGAACACGGAGAAGAAAGTGTCCTATTAAAACAGTTGGCATGAATCATATTTCCctgacaaatgtgttttattctgttttcgcTTGTTGATCGATTAAGTTTAGCTACCAAAACTCAGTTAGGTATAGAAAAACATCATGGTTTCACTTTTAAACAAGCCCCTGTGACCTGATGCGTCACTACACCAAAGGACACCCTGTACTTATCTCACAACTTGAGCGTCAATGTGCCAGGAATGAGATCCGACTGAAAGCAGACTCCTcacattttctttgtgtgtcctttcaatcagtttgtttttgtttatttgtatgttttgtgCTCATTTTGTATCTTTTTGTGCTACTGTGGTttagctgcatgtctttgtggATCATTTGATCTTTTTCTCTTCATGGTAATTTAAAGCCCTTTGTGGTAATTTTCTGTGTTCGTGGGCCTCGTTTAGTAAAATTCTGAAGGTTAAGCCTGCGAGGTGATGTGGCTTGTGGCCACTTCAGcaatttttaaatcaattttaaattacTTTGTTTGATTAAGGAATTTCCAATAGCATTGTTTTAGGCAATCGGTGACCTACATTACTGCTATCCCTCACGTATCCTGGAACAATTTGGTCCAGAAAAGACATTCCCCATTACTTAGCAATACAAATACTTGGTTGATGACAAGCTACACAGGTAACAGGCATACGGTTTACTCTCAAAAGGCAGATGTCTTTGAATGCAACCGCTGTCATGGGAAAAAACATCAGTATGCTAAACATATTCCGACAAGTGAAAGTCTGAAAAGTACTTTTGAGATGTTTTAGTGTTCCTCTCTGAGGCTGCTTGAGTGACAGGAACATACAGTAGCGATAGGGAACATTTCAAGTCTCTCTTTCATCTGGACGGGGACACAGCACTTCCAGCGAACGTGAACCATTTCCAAAGTCTTATTTTCCTCTCTATGTTGGGATCCATTTCCATCTatcatttttcaacattttggCAAGATCCAACTGATGCAGCAGCAATGTTTTGATTATACTGTGACAACACATTATGAAGAAGTCAGTAAGCTTAcaatcttcttttctttttttttcttttgtttttttcttttttacagagGAAACACAAGAAAGCCAGAAAATGTTGAGTATTGCCATCCACCAACTAGGTTTCCTTTCTCCAGCTTTAGGTAGACTTTGTCCTCTTTTTCAAGATAGAGCAGAACTCCATTAGTGGCTGCCTCGCGAGTTACATCTTTGTCACCCGCAAAGGCAGAGATGACTGGTTTCCCATTCAACATCAAGTTCACCTGGATGATCCAACAGAAGTAACAATTAGCAAGAGTACAGCAGGAAAAACGGAATCTAAGATGTGGGTCAGCATAGTTTATTTCTTATTTGTAATTATGTCACTTGACCTCTTACATGGAGACGGTAATGTTAAACCCACTATACAAACACTTAAGTGCACTTACTGTGTACAGAGTGGAAGAGGGAGGAATATAaagtcttttctccttttttttttaaccccttttGCAGCagtgaatattttttaaaggcaACATTGAGATGTACATGAGATTATATCTGCATGTGTTTTATAAGGTAGCTACAGTGGCTAACAAACAGTGCAAAATTGACTTTAGGAGCACTTTTCCTTTTGGATCGCTTTATCCTCTAATGTTTTTAGCACCTCGTCATGTGTCAATCAGCACTATCATTTTTGTGTTAATGGTAGTTGCTGCAACCATCAAGGAACTGTTGCAAAGTTAAATAAagttaactttatttaaaagctgACTTTCTTCTAGAGTTTAGCTTGGGACTGGTCTGCTTTGCACTGACAGCAGTTCTTTCACCAATTATCACTCAATGCCACTGAATGTCATTGATTGTCTGTGGTCAGTCGTCTTTAAATATGAAGATGCTAATTATGGCAGATATATGCTGATTAGTGAGATTAGAGGGCtacctacacattacacctacaggagcGGCTCAGCCCTGGAAACCCATACCACAAAGCTCcccgcagatttttttttcttccccttttggctgtcccgtttggctcttttgccatcagaattattgtctaaaggcgaagaaagatgcccaacggatgcCCGGCAGATTTTAATGCCAGACGAGGTTTGAAACTCTGCAGTTACTGAGTCAGTGTGTTGGTGGCTTTTAGGCACCATTATAACTCAGTCATTTAAATGGTTTGTGATTcctaaatgcttccactttTTAATAATGCCACTTAAAGATGATTGTGGAATATCTTGGAGGGAAATTTTTTCACAAACTTACCTTTTTCCACAGCGGCATCCTATCGCAGTATTCAAATTCAGTGAATTCTGTAGAACGACTCATTCTTTggcaaatgtttgtaaaggcagtcTGCACGGCTATGTGTTTGATTGTATACACTTGTGACAATGGCAGTGAAAACACTATTAAGAGGTCTGGTCCAATACTTTTATCTGTATAGCTTATCTGTACTTTGTGTCAACGTAATATTGCACAGCTTTGATATAATGTATAAGTGAACCTGATTAAAATACTAATTTGTTAAGTGACGAGATCATTTTAGAAGCTAGCCAACTAGCGTTTCTACTTAAATGTAAACGCTAGTTCGTTATTTCGTGAGGAAGTTTTCAAGCAACAGTTTCAATAAGCAAGGACGCTACAGTCTGCTAGCTACAATTTAGTTGAGTCTGTTTTGCGCTAGTTGATGATTAGTAGACTTTATTTCCAAGGTAACATTTGCTATTGTTGCTCACTGTTGTCACTCTATTGGAGTGGAAGACTTATTAAATGAGGCATCAGAGAGCCAGAATTAACATCATATTGTTCTGACATAAAAGCAGTCTACAGGTTCTGAGAGAAGTTACGTTACTACTCATCCATACACTGACAACTGgcaaagcactttatataagGAAAATTCTCTGTAGTGCTCTATTGAAAAAGTAAAAGGTATCAAATACCCCACCAAAACTCAAAAAGAGACAATTACTCTTCAAAGTAATGAAATAAAGgagtaaaacattaaaaatgttcaaattagaaaaacaaaacttttagcaacattaatttttcttttgcttttacaaGAACGCTGGCTTGCCAGTAATGCAAACTCGGGTGTTACTAACTCTCAAACAACCAAAATTGTAAGGGGGAAGAAATGCTGCActagtttcctgttttctgttCTAAGCAGCATCGCTGGGGGCAAAGGAACATCAAGCAAATTGGTTACAGATGTGCTCATAGACACATGAATTTTGCCTATCAGAATCCTCCAAAAAATTGTTATCGCACCAAAGAAAATCATGTGTGCTGATGGGGATAAAATCTCTCCCTTAAAATCATCTTCATCATAATACTTTAATGGAGGAATCACTAGGTGAGATAGTGTGATCCAGATTAACCTAAAATCAGAATTTGACAGCAAATTATTTATTAAGAAGCTTCAAACTGAGGCAATACAAAGGCTCATGAtactagtgaaacaaatgcacTGACATGGGAATGTAGCACGTGTATCTGAGAAAACCAAGAGCAGCAATGATGCATATCACCAACTACTGTGTGTTACCTTCctagttcattttttttttttcactttagctACTTAATATTCTTATCAAGGCGGATGAACTTTGGCATTTGTACAATTAAATATTTGCAGAGGTAATTGTATTTTAAGCCATTATATTTCAACATGgtcattttaaattcaaatgaaattCTCGTTAGTTAGTCACCGAAAATATAACCTTGGCATCGAGCAGGTTTATTCAAACCTTTAACCTaacacattttttcaagtcatatcagtatgaggtgtttgtgctttttgtttaatgtgtgtgggtgtggaaaTGCGGTGGTGGTGAttcatggaataaaacaattaaTCCAATCAATGAGGTTTTGATAGTgagacagcatttttttttcacatgtcgCTGAATGTTTTCTATTGCAGATTACATGCAAAAatctattaaataaataagtaaatagaaataattatcttaaaatgaattttaggtcCACCTTGCCTTCATTAGTAGTTGTTCGTAGTATTAGTTGGTGCCAGTGCTTTTCTATTGAGATTTTGTGTGATGGGATTTGGAGTCAGTGGTAGTGTCCGAATAATAAATTGGAATAATAATGCAATTTATTGTTTTCCCTTTTCCAGAAGTAAGGTGTTCTTCCCTGCGCAAATaatttctttattgtcccaGAGAAAGATATTTTGTCCCAGCCAGACACTGAAATGGGGTTTTACAATTGAGTCAACTGCACAGATGTGTAAAATGAACATAAAGTGATACCTGTATGGTTTGGCTCTGGTACACTTTAATCACGTGGAAGTTAAAACTGTAGACTCCTTTCCTCGGGGACAGAAATACTGATTCAAATGTGAAGTAGTTTCCTATATTCACAAGAACCTGTGAAAGGAGGGAGGAAACAAAGAATGCGACAAAGGTGTTTATATACTCAGCACTTCAATAAAGGTTTTAATTTCAAATGGGCTTTgggattaaatatttaaataggaCATCAGCCAAGCACACTTCACTGTTGTGGCTACCAGGTCGCTTTCCTGATCAGACACAAAGTGAGTGTGACACActtcaaaaaacatttaattcagGCTTCCTTCTCGAGAGACCTAAACCTAGCAAGTGAATTTCCAACtccacaaaaaaacaagtgaTGCGTAAACTAGATGATAGCCGGAACCCAACAACAGATTTTATAGATTAATTCCactttgcagcaacaaaaacaagagaatTTCTTTTGTTCAGGTTTAAAGTGACTGAGAAACTATTTCTATTAAGATACAAACAGTAGAAATAACATTGGCTACTTCtgtatgttaaaaacaattcaaaATGAACACACTGGTATATGAAGGAGATATTTTCATCCTACGGTCATATAAACatagaatatttaaaataatatggAATGTGAACTTGACTGGGTTATCGCTGTAGGCATGAAAGGCTCCTGCAGAATCTCATACACTTGAATTCCACCTGTTAAGACTCAGCCAGGACCTTTGACATGGGTTGCTTTCATGGCAACAGCATGCATGATCCACACCAATCATATCTCTGGTAGTGCAGTATGACACCAAAAGATCACGTTATGTAATGTCATGTAAATGAGAGGGCAGAGGATCAGTTGTGTGATATGGTTACAAACACCTTACACTGCCCACCGATGCATGACTAATCGAGTTCTTGTTGTTTTCGCTGCTGCTTGATTTGTTTGGGTGTATTTATGTAGGTGAATGTGTGGATGGCGCGCGTAGTCGAGTGCGCGCGTGCGTGGCGGGGGTAGCTTGAGGCAAAATGATGGGTGCGTGTTCAGGCTCTGCAGGATGCCCGCCCTCAAACATAATCCAGTCACTTTCAAGCCTGCTTGCGTGTGATTATGTGCACTTGAACGGTGTCCACATGCCAACCGATGCCACCAGAAACCAGCTTCAAACTAAACTGAGCTGCAGCTATACTTAAAGCTGCAAACATGTTCTGTCAAAGTCAAAACTGGGCTTAAAGATAAATATTTGTACTAAAACAATAGACCCAAGTACCTTCGTTCATAGGGAAATTTTATGGAAAAGACAGGAAAGATTTTGAAAGTGctattaatatatatttaaccacTTTTGTCATTAGTGttgttcatgaaaaaaaaataaaaaaacaaaaaacggtcCTAACCTGATCGAAGTAGATTATTCTTGTTTTGTTGCTCATTTCCGACGGTTCGTGGTTGTTGCTCCGGACTGCAGAGAAAGCCACCTTGGAGTTGGCGGCGCGCACCGAGATGCCGAGCGGAGAGGATGAAGCCTTCCAGTCCGTTGCCGGATTAGAGTCGCAGACCACGAGACATTTGCCCTCCAGGACGATCGGTTCCGTGTCATTCTGAGCTCTCACAACCTCAGAGATCACAGTCCAGCTGAGCATCAGTAGGAGTGAAGTAACCATGGCTCTTCTCTGTCTGTGACAACTGTGGCAGCGCAGATTCAGAGACCGTCTCCTGCACCACACAAGTTTCCGTGTCCCTCCACTGCTCTCCCCCGCTGCAGACGCGTCTGACGCTGTAAAATTCGCTTACTGGATCCAAAGATGTGCCATATCCaagtgaaacacaaacaaaaaagcagaatcCCTTTAAAGTCTAAATCTTCTTTTGAAGAaacccccccacaaaaaaaacctgaaaaacacGAAAATCACCGATTGTTTTCTATGCGTCTCATTTTCAGGTAgactttattaaaagctcgtGGATCAGAAAAAAGTAGACCATCCAGTGCGTGAGGGGATCAGTCGATAAATCGTCCATAGCCTTCACTCCCACTCCAAATAACGCGTCTGACAATATCTGTTCCGCAGTGATATGCTGCTTGTGTGCGCGCCCAGCCATCCACTTTACGCACGCACGTGTGCTAGAAGTTATAATTAACGGTCGCTGCGTAAATTCCCTAAAGCTTTCATTCCTCTATTTCCTCATTAAATAACCACAAAGCAAAGTATACATTCAACAAATGACCGTATTAATGATGAAAACTGAACAGACACTGAACATATATTGATAGTTCCTCCGGTCCTTTCCTCTGATCCAGAAACAAACTCCTTAAATAATTATCCCCAAACATATTTCTGATGATTTCACAGTTTTAAATTACTCTATGATGGAAGTACATCGCTGCATCTGTCACCAAGCAGGAGTTTCACTTCCCTGGTATCTCCCTGTCCACTCCGGCTGCAGGTTT from Astatotilapia calliptera chromosome 20, fAstCal1.2, whole genome shotgun sequence includes these protein-coding regions:
- the cbln4 gene encoding cerebellin-4, yielding MVTSLLLMLSWTVISEVVRAQNDTEPIVLEGKCLVVCDSNPATDWKASSSPLGISVRAANSKVAFSAVRSNNHEPSEMSNKTRIIYFDQVLVNIGNYFTFESVFLSPRKGVYSFNFHVIKVYQSQTIQVNLMLNGKPVISAFAGDKDVTREAATNGVLLYLEKEDKVYLKLEKGNLVGGWQYSTFSGFLVFPL